One part of the Tunicatimonas pelagia genome encodes these proteins:
- a CDS encoding DUF3995 domain-containing protein — MNILSVILCLIFAALAFLHFSWALGNQWGFSSILPTNEHGEKVLNPRAVDCIVIGLGLTVFSLFYLLRTEMVEVGIPEWILKYGGWLIPAIFIVRAIGDFKYVGLFKKIRQTEFGKRDTQFYSPLCLMIGTVGVIIQLM, encoded by the coding sequence ATGAACATACTGTCGGTAATCTTGTGTCTCATTTTCGCGGCTCTTGCCTTCTTGCATTTTAGCTGGGCGTTGGGTAACCAATGGGGTTTTAGTAGCATATTGCCTACCAATGAGCACGGAGAGAAAGTACTAAATCCGAGAGCAGTTGATTGTATCGTTATTGGCTTGGGATTAACCGTCTTTTCATTATTCTACTTGCTCCGAACGGAGATGGTTGAGGTGGGTATTCCCGAATGGATACTTAAATACGGAGGTTGGCTTATCCCAGCGATCTTTATCGTGCGGGCTATTGGGGATTTTAAGTACGTGGGTCTATTTAAAAAAATCAGACAAACCGAATTCGGAAAGCGGGATACTCAGTTCTACTCTCCCTTGTGTCTGATGATTGGAACAGTGGGGGTTATTATTCAGCTGATGTAG
- the purE gene encoding 5-(carboxyamino)imidazole ribonucleotide mutase has translation MSKPQIGIIMGSKSDLPVMQEAIKFLEDQEIPHEVSIVSAHRTPHRMVQYAEGARKRGIKVIIAGAGGAAHLPGMVASLTTLPVIGVPIKSSNSIDGWDSVLSILQMPGGVPVATVALDGAKNAGILAAQILGATDKAIAKKLDAYKKEMKEKVEESAEQVESYGYRGNKIGFGT, from the coding sequence ATGAGCAAACCCCAAATTGGTATCATTATGGGCAGCAAATCTGACCTGCCCGTAATGCAAGAAGCCATCAAATTTCTGGAAGACCAAGAAATCCCTCACGAAGTAAGTATCGTCTCGGCTCACCGTACACCCCACCGAATGGTTCAGTACGCCGAAGGTGCCCGTAAGCGAGGTATTAAAGTGATTATAGCGGGAGCCGGTGGAGCAGCCCATCTACCTGGCATGGTGGCATCGCTAACCACGCTTCCCGTGATTGGAGTACCCATCAAATCTAGCAACTCCATTGACGGTTGGGACTCGGTGCTTTCCATTTTGCAGATGCCGGGTGGAGTGCCCGTAGCGACGGTTGCGCTAGACGGAGCCAAAAACGCGGGGATTCTAGCCGCCCAAATTCTGGGAGCCACTGATAAAGCAATTGCCAAAAAGCTGGATGCCTACAAAAAAGAGATGAAAGAAAAAGTAGAAGAATCAGCCGAGCAAGTAGAGAGCTACGGTTACCGAGGGAACAAAATCGGCTTTGGTACGTAA